The following nucleotide sequence is from Lytechinus pictus isolate F3 Inbred chromosome 10, Lp3.0, whole genome shotgun sequence.
TGAAATTTGCTAAAAGCGCTGACAAGTAATTTAAACTTTGCTCTACACTCGATGACACGACATATTGTATGCTTTGCGTCATTTGCTcctgtcttaatatctcagagggcatagggttagagttaggattgtaatagaattagtaataatgtaaagatacgtattagggtttatttaggtTTGGAGAAttggttttatgtttggcatAATGTTCAGATTTTCTATCGCAGCAATTGTCATGTAACCTTACACTATCCATACTTgtcaaaaaagtgaaatgttaTGAGATGTATCGTACACAAAATGCACAAAGTGATGATTCTATATCTTGTGACTCAATGATTGAACACAGAATTTTAAACAACAGTTGCAGTAAACTGTTGTAGATTGATATGGTGGCTTGtggaatataaataaatttcttacTTCAAGGCTTTTATATACCACACACAcgcactatttatttattgtgaATTAATTTTACTGATAATTCCACCTAATGTAAAAACTATTGACCTTAATAGGCAATTATGATATATACAAACTCTTTTCATATAGAGATAACTACTGCATATAAAATGCAATCAAAGATGTTTTAGAAATACGTGTTGAAAGTcaacagtaatttttttaaaccatgaaaagaacaaaagaGTTGTACATTTCAGAATCCATTTTTAccacatttcattaaataaaatgacagaaataaaAGGATGTGTTTGTAATTCCTCGCATCTATTGTTAGAATTGATTGATTAAGTGATGTATTTATAGGCACTGTATAAAAGCATGCTATCATTACTGTAactatatattgttatttttcttgaCTTTCTCCATTCATGCAGTACTATGACCTGGCTGCTGATGTACTAGCCGAGAATGCTCATCTGACCTTCAAATACCTCACTCAATACCTCTATGATTTCCTGGACGCTGTCATCACCATGCAAACATCCAAGGAAGAGGCGTATCGCAAGCTAGACGAGATGGCAACGAAACACACCGAACAGCTGCGTAAGCTCACCAAACAGGTTCAGGAATCTCGCCAGGTGAGGGACGATGATTCCGTCAAGAAGACTGTCATAGAGTATGATGAAGGGTTGGAGAGGTAGGTGGATTTTCAATGCGTTTTCTAGCTTGATAGTGATCATGGTAACACTGTACTTTGCAATTCATGGGACACCAAAgatgaaaattgaattaaaaaagacaagtaatttttttaatgaatttgaaaacaattaaaatttgtttaacTTTGATTGCTCTTACCTCCATTCATCTAAAGGCAAATTAAGGATAGTGATAGgttttatacatttatttagtTTGGTTTAATCTGCATTTTCTCCACAGAGCAATTGAGTGTCATAGATTTGTATATTTCATGTAACATACATTGTCCCTCATTGGATATTTTTGAATTCTTGAAAAGTGTTTCACTTTGGTGTTCGGTTCCAGTTGGAACCCTCCAGATCtcttgaaaaaatatttcactttggTAGTCGGTGGCGATTGGAACCTTTCGTCACTCAAACTTTCCAACCGTCACTCAAGCAATCGCACACCTGCCTGTCTGTTACAGATTTCCCCACTGAAAAGACACTGATGAAAAAGTAATTTCCCATGTTTAGTCCTAAAAACCAACCAGACTGATTTCCCCCGAACCCTTTTGCAAGGTGTTAGGCAATAGAATTTGCACCATTAAAAAGTGCTTGGTGACGACCCTACTCAAGAACCAAACTATTTCCTCTCTTCCTGTCAGATACATCCCAGTTCTAATGCAGCAAGCGAAGATCTACTGGGATATGGAGAACTATACTCAGGTGGAGAAGATCTTCCGCAAGTCTGTGGAGTTCTGCAACGAGCACGAGATCTGGAAGCTCAATGTCTCCCATGTACTCTTCATGCAAGGCAAGTACAAGGAGGCCATTGGATTCTATGAGCCAATCGTCAAGAAGAACTACGACAATGTGAGTATTTATCAGTACACCATGTGTAAAGTCCAGGAGGGACTGAGATAAAAGTGGATAGAAATAGAGGTGAAATGGAAAGGTGAGAAAGTAGAGGTTTggaagtagagtattcttttcgaAATGAGTGTAGTCCTTAAAAGGACTAAACCAGAAGGAGTGGAAAGCTTACTAGTAGGCAGGGTGAGAGGCTTGAGTAgatgagagaaggctggcttgagtctGTGAATGAAGTAATAGCAGTAGCATGAGAGTATTGTTTTGTGAGACCTTTTTTTCCATGAATGGACCTTGAACATCGAACAGTGCAAAGATTTCCATTTCCGGGCCCTGTCTCATAATTTATGACATCAGTATTAAGTTTTAAGAATTCAATGACAGCTTTGCTCCTAGCTATTCAAATTGCAGCAGTCAAACAACACtatctcatttcatttcatttaacttaCATTAAAAACCATACAGATAAATTACAGAAAATCACAAACTTACAAATACAAAagtgttacatgtacatataaaagAAGTGAACATACATGTTCATAGTTACAGCATAATTAAGTTACACTGGTAAAGTAACTTGCCATTCATGTATGGCCCGGATATTGTTTGGCTTTTGTGGTTTTTTATCATGATgtagaaagaaaaatcaataatataCAAATGTTCATTTCTTAGAACTATTTTAGGGGGTTTGACATTCAAAGAAGGGGGATATTTATTGAGCAACCAGAGGTATGATTCaataagtgaaattgaaaatggaatgtTCTTTGTATGGGCAACGTTTTGTAATGCATCTATCAGAATGTACAAACAGTGTTACTccaaagttagtgaaccccaccagaaaatgaacatctttaaagttctgccatgtttgaGATATTTCATGATGAAGACCTGTGATTAAATATTACATTcgataaagtttgtttctctgaaCTCACTAAACATTGCAGTGTTGTTGactacattcaacactcggcatgaaggaATTGTCTTTTGTGGTGggattcactaacttttgagcacaactgtacatatggtttatttttatatacaatgatattcttattttttaaattattttgtctgtcacTGATATGTGCATTTCCTTTCAATATTTTAGATACTGAGTGTGAGTGCAATTGTTCTCGCCAACATCTGCGTCTCCTACATCATGAACACAACAAATGAAGAGGTTAGTTTTAACAATTATGATGGTGTTGCAGGAAACTcatgatcaattgcaagtcaattagGGGTTCTCAAACCTATCATATCTTGAaacaaattgcaaatttgtgattgattgctcaTCTGCATTTTTCAACAAGAAGTTTAAACTGATTTGCTGCAGTTATTAATCTCTCAATTGTAAAATTCCAACagaaatttacaattgattggaaacAGTTTCTTGCAGCATCCTCAGTGTAAATCTGTTGCTTTTCTCAGATAATTGATTTTTACTACTAATGGTGCACACAAAAATGATTATGAAGAAACAGCCCTGTAACACTTGGATGGTTTGTAATCAATTGCATAATGACACTTGCCATTCAAGATTGCTGTTGCATCAATATGTTGTTTATCATATTCACCTTGAACCAATCAGAGTTGTTGTTTGCAATTGAATGCAGATCTTTATGTCACTGGAGTATGGTTCTCAAAACTGCTTTAATGTAACCCTAACTCAGCAAGACTATTAAATCAAAATGCTCTCTCTATTCAAGGAATAGTCAAGCAAAATTTTGGTTCTCCTATCATCCCACATGTCATTTATTTGttatacatacattgtatttgTTATTGCCTTATGAGCAAATCTTCCTCTCTGTTGCAGAGGGGGTTGCATTTAATAAACTCTTAACAATCAAATCTTATCTGCAAATGTGTTATTGATTGCAAAATGAAATACTAATGAGCATACTTTCTGTTGACTATGTGAAATACATTGGATTTTGTTAAGGGTTTCCTGGTAGTAATTTGAATGAACATTTTTATCCATAAAATTTTTGGTAAAATGAGAGCTACTTCAACCACAAAATtgtatctctttctttctaaaaCAGAATTGATATATCTGTACTAGTGTATAGTAAACCCTGCAATATCCTGATTTTCAGCAACTGCCTTCCCATGTGTCCCGCTTACTTGGGTTAGGGATGCCACTATTCAGACTCAAGTCTGAATTCAGAATGTTTAGACTTATTTTCAGTCAtagaaaacacattttgtgtatGAAATTGCTAAATTCCAGTTCATTTtcagaattaaaagaaaatcaattctAAATGGCATCCCTGTTGGGTTTTCGTGGTTGGCAGGTATGATGAAAAAGAAACTGACAATTACACCCTTTTGCTGACTCTCTTACAGGCTGAAGAGCTGATGAGGAAGatagagaaagaggaagagcaGATAGCTTATGATGAACCTGATAAGAAGATCTACCATCTTTGTATCGTAAACCTTGTGATAGGAACCCTGTACTGTGCCAAGGGAAACTATGAGTTTGGCATCTCAAGGGTTATGAAGAGCTTGGAACCTTACCAGAAGAAGGTACGGAAGCAAGAAATCTTTGAGACAGTCAAAACTCTATCGATAGAGGCCACCCAAGGAAATTGGCAACTATTGATAGGTGGCCTCTAAAGACAAGTTCTTTAACACATATTCCTTTCAAATAGGAGACATTTTTGTTGTCACTaaaacccccattccacagagaacaagaccgctgaaagacctttgaaagaccatGAATCTTGGTCTCCGTTCTGTGGTATGGGGGCCTAAAGAAAGGTTTTCTCTAAAGAGATGCAGCTACTATGATaggtttgatttttttggtttttagAGCTCTAGTTGGTCCACAACCACAGCTTGGCTGTGGCATGTGACATTTACTCATTGAAAATGTCTGAAAcataaacaattatgatttaaatATGTCTTGGTATAAAAATTGGTGTAAGTTTGAATCCACATTGACCGACTATTTCAGGAACAGCTATCGGATCAAGCTTGTACTTGttaaataatttcatcaaatcttgaGAGGCCAAAAATGTGCTGAGGTCTGACACCAAatcatttccctttttttgtcGTGGTGAAATTATAAGAAGCCACATGAAAAGTATTCTCCTAGTGatatattcttctttcttttcagttGGGTACAGACACCTGGTTCTATGCCAAGCGTTGTTTCCTGAGTCTCCTAGAGAACATGGCCAAGCATATGATCATGTTGAGGGATGCTGTCATTGAGGAATGCATTCACTTCCTGGAACACTGTGAAGGTAAGAACATTCCCTttcccaaaataaataaatcagaattgGGTTTTGTTCATGAAGGCATAATTGCAAAATTTATCTTATTGGGTCATGAAAGTTTGTAATTATTTAGGAGTTAAGTGTAATATCTTTCTGATCTGACATTGGTAGAAGCAAATTTTTTACTGCGCCAAgttcatttaattttgtttaaccCCGCCAACAAAGATTGAAGGGGGTATATAAGAATCCGCATCTGGTCGGTTACAAATCTTGCAGGTTGAACTACCTCCTTagtttttaatcaattctcgggaaatttggctcacacattggtcttgcgCTAAAGATTTGCCAAAcatattttttgcatgtgtcgaaAATCGCGTTGCCATgttaacaacatattatatggtgaaaattaGGTCTTGCGATTCGAACTACTTCACCAGTTTTCAACAAATTCTCATGCAATTTGGTTCACACATTGAATAGGCCATGTGTTGGGaactgtgttgccatggtaacaattaCACTTAATGAGTAATTATCATGCGGATTGAattacttcttcattttatggcTCTATCTAATGTATTCTGCATATTCATGAACCAATGCTGAGATTAATCTCTTTATGTTTCGCATTGAAGAATcaagattaaatgaaaaaattcttgtttcttttatattttcattaaccaGTGTATGGAAGAGATGTAGTGGCAATTGTTGAGCAGCCCCTTGAGGAAGACCCTCTACATGAAGGAAAGAACACGGTCACATATGAGGCAAGGCTTCTCAAACACTTACTTCAAGAGGTCATTTAGATTAGAATGTCAAGGTGGTGTTTCGTAAAGCTATTTATGAAATACGAACGACTTTACACACGACTTTCTTGGGTGCTGAATCAGATTATCGATTGTTTTGATTGCAATCATCTTCAGTTGAAATCCTATCTTCCCAGAATTCAGATCGTTGTCAGCAAACATGTGAATGCAGCAAAATTTACCTGTCAAAgagcgcaatgcactcttctgGGGCCTGGTGGAACAAATTGAACCTGATATGGGGGATTTCCCTGCTTGTAAAAGAGCGATTTGACTGATTAAGATGACAGAGATTTTATTCTTTGTTGAaataccaggggcccgtcttacaaagagttacgattgatccgatcagtcgcaactatggaaagccagcaaagtcaacatataaaatgcatgttcaaAAGTTTTTCTagttatgaatgtatatccataaattcattgacttCTTGACAacttggtgtgttctcctttgtttacaaaggacattttgcaaatttcctgtagaaataattatgacactgatggatttccatatatttacgattaattggatcaatcgtaacactttgtaagacggggtccagGGGAAGCTAGGAATGTCACTGGTTGTTCATGAGATGTTCATGAGTGGTTAAAAGGGGATCAACCTGACCAACATTGTGTATGGTCTCTCATCGACTTGTTTGTTATGGATAGCTACTCTTAAACTGTACCCTTTGAGATAACTATTCatacagaaaataaattatCCTAAAATTTTATCTGTAAAGAGAGGTTTACTGATATTCTTGCATTATACTAACAGCATATAAGGTCAGTAATGTTCACTTAGGTATATTGTACATCTAGTGAATGACTTCTGTTATTATAATTGAGTATATGATTATTGATATAAGATGAACATGATTTTGAAATGTTACCATAAATCACAGGTTTGATGATAAAAGCTCACAGAGGTCTGGCTGATTTTGATATGTATGAAAAAGGTAatttaaatgtattattttaattgGACAAACGGCCATTAAAGAAGGAAGTAAAGAATTATTGATATCCAAACATTTAATATTTGGGACTTTTCAATGCATATTCACTAATGGACTGCTATGTTAGTGCATCATATATGTTTTGTGTTTGCAGCGTACATCTATatattttgaccaaaataatttccattgtGAACAATTCAATCATAATCCTGATATTTTTTATAGCAGTTGGAATGTGTTCTATCAAATGGGGTTATTCTTCACTTATTTTGGGgttaaattttaatgaaattcttAAAAAGTATGTTAAATGTGTGTAGATGTACTAAATTAGTGAtcagggtcctgtaacacaaaggttagcgattaatcataagtttgattttcacgattagTTGTACATCAATCGTAGAAACATTTTCaccaattttgtaaattttgtctTAGTGGATTagaaaaatgtaaaacaaaagaaaagaatgttCTTAATCCATTTATTTTATAGAGCTTTAAAATACACTACCTTGAATCGTTATATTATTGATATATCATGGATATATGGAATAAATATACAAAGCCACAATGCAATACAGATGGTAGCAGTTTCCTTTCAGTTTGTCCGATTCAAGATATGAATAGTTGAAAATACATCTtaagaaaattttaaacaaaatttaagttAATTGATTAATGATATTGTCCATaattgtga
It contains:
- the LOC129269575 gene encoding intraflagellar transport protein 70A-like isoform X2 yields the protein MAAQNIKDGEYTATVYTMIKEGKYIDAIHILSQELQNHPRSRAALSLLGYCYFHVQDYANAAECYEQLSQFFPEVDNYRLYYAQALYHACAYPEAMKATFQVENQEYQPKITKLQAAIKYGEEDLPGAKSLVEQCPSDDPDTEVNLGCLLFKEGRYEQACQKFTAAMQILGYRADLAYNIALCYYSMKQYAPALRNIAEIIERGIREHPELSVGMTTEGIDVRSVGNTLVLHETALIEAFNLKAAIEYQLKNLDASQEALTDMPPRAEEELDPVTLHNQALMNMEAQPTQGFEKLQFLLQQNPFPPETFGNLLLLYVKYEYYDLAADVLAENAHLTFKYLTQYLYDFLDAVITMQTSKEEAYRKLDEMATKHTEQLRKLTKQVQESRQVRDDDSVKKTVIEYDEGLERYIPVLMQQAKIYWDMENYTQVEKIFRKSVEFCNEHEIWKLNVSHVLFMQGKYKEAIGFYEPIVKKNYDNILSVSAIVLANICVSYIMNTTNEEAEELMRKIEKEEEQIAYDEPDKKIYHLCIVNLVIGTLYCAKGNYEFGISRVMKSLEPYQKKLGTDTWFYAKRCFLSLLENMAKHMIMLRDAVIEECIHFLEHCEVYGRDVVAIVEQPLEEDPLHEGKNTVTYEARLLKHLLQEVI
- the LOC129269575 gene encoding intraflagellar transport protein 70A-like isoform X1; the encoded protein is MAAQNIKDGEYTATVYTMIKEGKYIDAIHILSQELQNHPRSRAALSLLGYCYFHVQDYANAAECYEQLSQFFPEVDNYRLYYAQALYHACAYPEAMKATFQVENQEYQPKITKLQAAIKYGEEDLPGAKSLVEQCPSDDPDTEVNLGCLLFKEGRYEQACQKFTAAMQILGYRAGESIDLAYNIALCYYSMKQYAPALRNIAEIIERGIREHPELSVGMTTEGIDVRSVGNTLVLHETALIEAFNLKAAIEYQLKNLDASQEALTDMPPRAEEELDPVTLHNQALMNMEAQPTQGFEKLQFLLQQNPFPPETFGNLLLLYVKYEYYDLAADVLAENAHLTFKYLTQYLYDFLDAVITMQTSKEEAYRKLDEMATKHTEQLRKLTKQVQESRQVRDDDSVKKTVIEYDEGLERYIPVLMQQAKIYWDMENYTQVEKIFRKSVEFCNEHEIWKLNVSHVLFMQGKYKEAIGFYEPIVKKNYDNILSVSAIVLANICVSYIMNTTNEEAEELMRKIEKEEEQIAYDEPDKKIYHLCIVNLVIGTLYCAKGNYEFGISRVMKSLEPYQKKLGTDTWFYAKRCFLSLLENMAKHMIMLRDAVIEECIHFLEHCEVYGRDVVAIVEQPLEEDPLHEGKNTVTYEARLLKHLLQEVI